Below is a genomic region from Nitrospiria bacterium.
CCCGGCTTCGGTCTATCTTTTGATTTCTTCACCGGAGATGATTTGAGTGGTCTGGAAAAAAAACTGAAAAAGAATACCAAAGCCATTTTTGTCGAAACCATGACCAACCCACTTCTCCAGGTGGCGGATCTCAAGGGGATTGTTCTATTTGCAAAGGCCCATCATCTCATTTCGATCATCGATAATACCATTGCCAGTCCTGTTAATTTCCGGCCCATAGAATGGGGTTTTGATCTTTCCATACATAGCGGAACGAAATACCTCAACGGACATTCGGATATTGTGGCAGGGGCTGTTTTAGGAAATAAGAATCTTATTCACAAAATTACAAGAAAATGTAACCACCTGGGCGGATCTTTAGATCCCCACGCTGCTTTTCTGCTGCATCGGGGGCTCAAAACCTTGGCGATTCGAATGAAAGCCCAAAATGAAAGCGCTTTAAAAATGGCTCAATTTCTAAAAGGACACCCTGCTGTGTCCGTGGTCCATTACCCGGGACTTGAAGAAAACCCTTATCATCAAAGGGCAAAGGAATTATTTTCTGGATTTAGCGGGGTTTTGAGCTTTGAATTAAAGGGCGGGCCAAACTCCGCGGAACGGTTTATTCAAAAAACAACCCTGCCTATTCAGGCTCCCAGTTTAGGAGGGATCGAAACTTTAATCACACGGCCAGCGAAAACCTCTCATGGAGGGATGAGCGTTGAAGATCGGATAAAGTTGGGAATATCCGATGGATTAATTAGAGTATCCGTAGGAATCGAATCCACGGAAGATTTAATAGAGGATTTTAAGCAGGCATTGAATTGAATGTGAATTTCCCTTTTAGTCCAATTAGGTGTTAGTATTCTTCTTTTCCCCGTTGTTGTGCCTGGAAATAAGCAGTACGGTGTCCCCCATCTGGAGGGGGTTTCCCTCTAATTCCCAAAAACCGATAATGGTTTTTCCCCGGTGGACCCGTACAATGAGACCATCCTGGGTTTGAATCTGGTTTCTCCCAATCTCATCCTTATTTACAGGCCGTTCAATGAAATTTACCCGTCCTCCAGCCGTCATGAGATCATAAAGATAGTCCACGGTATAAGTACGGTCCACCGCATCGGCTAAAAGATAGCCTCCTACCGTAGAGGGAGAGACGATCATATTGGCTCCCGCCTGCTTTAGGATTTTCCGATTTTCCTCTTTTTTTAAACTGGAGATAATTCGGATAGACCGGTTTAAATTTCGAGCGGTCAGTACCATCAGGGCGTTGGTATCGTCCCTTCCAGGAGAAATGATGATCGCCTGGGCTTTATCAATTCCCGCTTTTTGAAGGGTCGCTTCCTCGGTTGCATCTCCCCGGATGGCAATGAAACCCATATCGGCGGCCTCCTGAACAACCGCATTTGACGAATCGACCACGACAATTTGATCCGGGGGCCGTCCCTGGTTAACTATTTCCTGGGCTGCGATCCGCCCGGTATGGCCGAAACCACAAATGATAATGTGATCGGATAGTGTTCGTTGAAGTTTAGCCATGCGGATATCCTCCACAAGTTTTTGGAAAACAAACTGATAGGCTGTTCCCAGAAAGATAAAAAAGATAAAAAGACGGATTGGGGTAATCAACAAAGCATCAATGAGTCGCGCTCTTTCCGTTACAGGAACGATGTCCCCGTATCCAACCGTCGTGATCGTGACCATGGCGAAATAGATCACATCCGGAAAGGAGATGTGATTATCTTTTTGATCCTTTAAACCGTCCCGGTCCAACCAAAGAATTCCCATTACCAGGAAAATCAATGCGAGGACAATAAAAATTCTAAAGAGAAGGGTTTTTTCCGGTGAGGCTTCCGCTTTTGTAAATAAAATTCGATAGGGTTTTGCCATGAACCATTTCCTGGTTTTAAATTGCGGCTGGTTTTTCTATCGGGGGTTCTTTCTATTTTGCATAGGGTGTTTCTCCTTCCGAACGGGCGATAATGACCGCGCCGCAACTGTCACTAAAGACATTGACCGCCGTTCGGCACATATCCAAAACACGATCCACGGCTAAAATTAAACCAATGCCTTCTGCGGGTAAGCCGATGGCCTCGATAATAATCAGAATCGCTACCAAACTCGCAGCGGGAATTCCGGCCACCCCGATGGAGGTCAGCAAGGCTAGGGTAACCACCATGATTTGGGTGGTAAAGCTCAGATCGATCCCATAGGCTTGGGCGATAAACATGGCTGCGACACATTCATAAAGGGCGGTTCCGTCCATGTTGACCGTTGCCCCCAGGGGGATGACAAAGCTGGTGGTCCGGTTGGATAATTTGGCGTTTTTTTCAAGACAATCCGTGGTAATCGGGATAGTGGCTGCGGAAGAACTGGTTGAAAAAGCGGTCAGCAATGCAGGAGCCATTCCCCGATAATGATCCAGCGGATTAATCCCACCCAGAAAGCGGATGAGAATCGGGAGCAGAATTGCAAAATGAATGGCCAAAGCAACCAAAACCGTCAGCATAAATAGCAGTAAAGGCTGAATCGCTGAAAAACCGGTAGTGGCAACCACTTTTGCAACCAGTCCAAAAACGCCGATGGGAGAGAAGATCATGATCCATTCGGTGAGTTTAATGAGAACATCAAATACGCCGTTCCAAAACCCATTGAGAATTTCAAAACTTTTTCCCTCAATTTTGGTCATAAAATATCCAAACAAAATGGAAAAGAAGATTAACCCGAGCAGTTGGCCTTGTGCAGCGGCGGAAATGACGTTGGTGGGAATCATCCGAAGGAAAAATTCAGATAACCCCTGCTCTTTTCCTTTAGACACTTTCTCCTGAACGGTTCCTGTATCAGCGCTTAAACCGATGAGGTCTTTGGCGGGTTTTCCATCAATGACTCCGGGGGCCATTAGATTAACCAGCAAGAGCCCGATCAGAATGGCAAAAAGTGTAGTGGTTGCATAATACAAAATGGTTTTTCCCCCCATCCGTCCCAATGCCTTTTCGGAACCGATGTTGGAGACACCGGTGATCATAGAGGAGATAACGAGGGGAACGATCAGCATTTTGAGGGCGTTTAAAAACAGGACCCCGATGATTTCATAAAAGCGAAGGGAGAGTTTGGCAAAACCACCGGTGGATTGTCCGGTCAGGGTACCGGCAACCACC
It encodes:
- a CDS encoding aminotransferase class I/II-fold pyridoxal phosphate-dependent enzyme, giving the protein MGFERGVTMGNSKQKLETKLIHSGEPKPRILGSVMMPIFQSTMYECSEELNYHDIQYIRLNNTPNHRALHEKLRDLENAEDALVTASGMAAISTALLTVLSSGDHLLAQECLYGGTHNFLTQDFPGFGLSFDFFTGDDLSGLEKKLKKNTKAIFVETMTNPLLQVADLKGIVLFAKAHHLISIIDNTIASPVNFRPIEWGFDLSIHSGTKYLNGHSDIVAGAVLGNKNLIHKITRKCNHLGGSLDPHAAFLLHRGLKTLAIRMKAQNESALKMAQFLKGHPAVSVVHYPGLEENPYHQRAKELFSGFSGVLSFELKGGPNSAERFIQKTTLPIQAPSLGGIETLITRPAKTSHGGMSVEDRIKLGISDGLIRVSVGIESTEDLIEDFKQALN
- a CDS encoding potassium channel family protein, which translates into the protein MAKPYRILFTKAEASPEKTLLFRIFIVLALIFLVMGILWLDRDGLKDQKDNHISFPDVIYFAMVTITTVGYGDIVPVTERARLIDALLITPIRLFIFFIFLGTAYQFVFQKLVEDIRMAKLQRTLSDHIIICGFGHTGRIAAQEIVNQGRPPDQIVVVDSSNAVVQEAADMGFIAIRGDATEEATLQKAGIDKAQAIIISPGRDDTNALMVLTARNLNRSIRIISSLKKEENRKILKQAGANMIVSPSTVGGYLLADAVDRTYTVDYLYDLMTAGGRVNFIERPVNKDEIGRNQIQTQDGLIVRVHRGKTIIGFWELEGNPLQMGDTVLLISRHNNGEKKNTNT
- a CDS encoding dicarboxylate/amino acid:cation symporter yields the protein MLKKFPLHWQILAAIALAVVAGTLTGQSTGGFAKLSLRFYEIIGVLFLNALKMLIVPLVISSMITGVSNIGSEKALGRMGGKTILYYATTTLFAILIGLLLVNLMAPGVIDGKPAKDLIGLSADTGTVQEKVSKGKEQGLSEFFLRMIPTNVISAAAQGQLLGLIFFSILFGYFMTKIEGKSFEILNGFWNGVFDVLIKLTEWIMIFSPIGVFGLVAKVVATTGFSAIQPLLLFMLTVLVALAIHFAILLPILIRFLGGINPLDHYRGMAPALLTAFSTSSSAATIPITTDCLEKNAKLSNRTTSFVIPLGATVNMDGTALYECVAAMFIAQAYGIDLSFTTQIMVVTLALLTSIGVAGIPAASLVAILIIIEAIGLPAEGIGLILAVDRVLDMCRTAVNVFSDSCGAVIIARSEGETPYAK